The following are encoded together in the Drosophila takahashii strain IR98-3 E-12201 chromosome X, DtakHiC1v2, whole genome shotgun sequence genome:
- the dor gene encoding vacuolar protein sorting-associated protein 18 homolog, with the protein MDQAMPNQPKFLPRVEGNSYVATASGNPFETDEEEEIFSRHKMVLRVPSHCTGDLMHLAVSRNWLLCLMGTADRTTLLRFFLPRAIPPGEAALEKYLSGSGYKITRLFLDPTGHHLIIALVPKSASAGVSPDFLYIHCLESPQAQQLKVRRIEKFKDHEITAVAFNPYHGSDSSTGPILLGTSRGLIFETELNPAADGHVQRKQLYDLGLGRPKYPITGLRLLRVPNSSRYIVVVTSPECIYTFQETLKPEERSLQSIFAGYVSGVQEPHCEERKTDLTYSQLRFFAPPNSKYPKQWAWLCGEGIRVGELSIEANSATTLIGSTLINLDFEKAMHLSYEERRLNIPKSFVLTEYHAVLLYADHIRAICLLNQEQVYQETFDESRLGRLLNIERDEMTGSIYVYTTRTVFNLRVTREERNVWRIYLDRGQYELATAHAAEDPEHLQLVLGQRADAAFAEGSYQVAADYYAETDRSFEEVCLKFMVLPDKRPIIDYVKKRLGRLTTRKQMEEEDVEDSDEANSIKALVIWLIDLYLIQINMPDQDDEGRRAWQAEYDEFMLEAPVLACMRQNREAVQQLIAEHADPHNMARFAIAIGDYDEVVAQQLKAECYAEALQTLSTQRNPELFYKYAPQLMVKLPKPTVDALMAQSSRLEVEKLVPTLIAMENREQREQTQRYLEFAVYKLNTTNDAIHNFLLHLYAEHEPKLLMKYLEIQGRDESLVHYDIHYALKVCSDLQVKEACVFLECLLRKWIAAVELALTFDMKLAKETASRPSDSKLRRKLWLRIAYHDIKGTNDVKRALNLLKECDLLRIEDLLPFFSDFEKIDNFKEAICDALSDYNQRIQELQREMAETQEQSDRVVAELQQVRERSITMNAQDTCGVCEMMLLVKPFFAFICGHKFHSDCLEKQVLPMLTKEQTRRLAALRQQLEAEVQPQAQAQSMALSRQQAKELQHKRASLKTQIEDILAADCLFCGLLINTIDQPFVDDWEQVNVEWE; encoded by the exons ATGGACCAGGCAATGCCCAACCAGCCCAAGTTCCTGCCCCGCGTCGAGGGCAACTCGTACGTGGCCACCGCCTCGGGCAATCCCTTCGAGAcagacgaggaggaggagatctTCAGCAGGCACAAGATGGTGCTCCGGGTGCCCAGCCACTGCACCGGCGACCTGATGCACCTGGCCGTCTCGCGCAACTGGCTGCTCTGTCTGATGGGCACCGCGGATCGCACCACCCTGCTCCGCTTCTTCCTGCCCCGCGCGATTCCTCCGGGTG AGGCTGCCCTGGAGAAGTACCTCTCGGGCTCCGGCTACAAGATAACGCGCCTGTTCCTGGACCCCACTGGCCACCACCTCATCATCGCGCTGGTGCCCAAGTCGGCCTCCGCGGGCGTCTCGCCCGACTTCCTGTACATCCACTGCCTCGAGTCGCCGCAGGCGCAGCAGCTCAAGGTGCGCCGCATCGAGAAGTTCAAGGACCACGAGATCACGGCCGTCGCCTTCAATCCGTACCACGGCAGCGACTCCTCGACGGGCCCCATCCTCCTGGGCACGAGTCGCGGCCTCATCTTCGAAACGGAGCTGAATCCCGCCGCCGATGGCCACGTGCAGCGCAAGCAGCTGTACGATCTGGGCCTGGGTCGTCCCAAGTATCCCATCACGGGCCTCAGACTGCTGCGGGTGCCCAATAGCAGCCGGTACATAGTGGTGGTCACCAGTCCCGAGTGCATCTACACATTCCAGGAGACGCTGAAGCCCGAGGAGCGCTCGCTGCAGTCCATCTTCGCCGGCTATGTGAGCGGCGTGCAGGAGCCGCACTGCGAGGAGCGCAAGACCGACCTGACCTACTCGCAGCTGCGCTTCTTCGCCCCTCCGAACAGCAAGTACCCGAAGCAGTGGGCCTGGCTGTGCGGCGAGGGCATCCGCGTGGGCGAG CTCTCCATTGAGGCCAACAGCGCCACCACGCTGATAGGCAGCACACTGATCAACCTGGACTTTGAGAAGGCCATGCATCTGTCGTACGAGGAGCGGCGCCTGAACATCCCCAAGTCCTTCGTGCTGACCGAGTACCATGCCGTGCTCCTCTACGCCGATCACATACGGGCCATCTGCCTGCTCAACCAGGAGCAGGTCTACCAGGAGACCTTCGACGAGTCGCGGCTGGGCAGGCTGCTGAACATTGAGCGCGACGAGATGACCGGCTCCATCTACGTGTACACCACGCGGACCGTCTTCAATCTGCGGGTGACGCGCGAGGAGCGCAACGTGTGGCGCATCTACCTGGACAGGGGCCAGTACGAGCTGGCCACCGCCCACGCGGCCGAGGATCCCGAGCACCTGCAGCTCGTCCTGGGTCAGCGGGCGGACGCGGCCTTCGCGGAAGGGTCCTACCAGGTGGCGGCCGACTACTACGCCGAGACGGACAGGTCCTTCGAGGAGGTGTGCCTCAAGTTCATGGTCCTGCCGGACAAGCGGCCCATCATCGACTACGTGAAGAAGCGCCTCGGCCGACTGACCACCAGGAAGCAGATGGAAGAGGAGGACGTCGAGGACTCGGACGAGGCGAACAGCATCAAGGCTCTGGTCATCTGGCTGATCGACCTCTACCTCATCCAGATCAACATGCCCGACCAGGACGACGAGGGGCGGCGGGCGTGGCAGGCGGAGTACGACGAGTTCATGCTGGAGGCCCCGGTGCTCGCCTGCATGCGCCAGAATCGCGAGGCCGTCCAGCAGCTGATCGCCGAGCACGCGGATCCGCACAACATGGCCCGgttcgccatcgccatcggcGACTACGACGAGGTGGTGGCGCAGCAGCTGAAGGCCGAGTGCTACGCGGAGGCCCTGCAAACGCTGAGCACGCAGCGCAACCCGGAGCTCTTCTACAAGTACGCTCCGCAGCTGATGGTCAAGCTGCCGAAGCCCACCGTGGACGCTTTGATGGCCCAGAGCTCCCGGCTGGAGGTGGAGAAGCTGGTGCCCACGCTTATTGCCATGGAGAACCGCGAGCAGCGGGAGCAGACGCAGCGCTACCTCGAGTTCGCCGTCTACAAGCTGAACACCACGAACGACGCCATCCACAACTTCCTGCTGCACCTGTACGCCGAGCACGAGCCGAAGCTGCTGATGAAGTACCTCGAGATCCAGGGGCGCGACGAGAGCCTCGTGCACTACGACATCCACTACGCGCTGAAGGTGTGCAGCGATCTGCAGGTGAAGGAGGCCTGCGTCTTCCTCGAGTGCCTGCTGCGCAAGTGGATCGCCGCCGTGGAGCTGGCCCTCACGTTCGACATGAAGCTGGCGAAGGAGACGGCCTCGCGGCCCTCGGACAGCAAGCTGCGCCGCAAGCTGTGGCTTCGAATAG CCTATCACGACATCAAGGGCACCAACGACGTGAAGAGGGCGCTCAATCTGCTCAAGGAGTGCGATCTGCTGCGCATCGAGGACCTGCTGCCCTTCTTCTCCGACTTCGAGAAGATCGACAACTTCAAGGAGGCCATCTGCGATGCCCTGAGT GACTACAATCAGCGCATCCAGGAGCTGCAGCGCGAGATGGCCGAGACCCAGGAACAATCCGATCGCGTGGTCGCCGAGCTGCAGCAGGTGCGTGAGCGCAGCATCACCATGAATGCCCAGGACACGTGCGGCGTCTGCGAGATGATGCTGCTCGTCAAGCCCTTCTTCGCCTTCATCTGCGGCCACAAGTTCCACAGCGACTGCCTGGAGAAGCAGGTGCTGCCCATGCTCACCAAGGAGCAGACGCGTCGCTTGGCCGCTCTGCGTCAGCAGCTGGAGGCGGAGGTTCAGCCGCAGGCGCAGGCCCAGTCGATGGCCCTCAGCAGGCAGCAGGCCAAGGAGCTGCAGCACAAGCGGGCGTCTCTAAAGACCCAGATCGAGGACATCCTGGCTGCGGACTGCCTGTTCTGCGGCCTGCTCATCAACACCATCGACCAGCCGTTCGTCGACGACTGGGAGCAGGTGAATGTCGAGTGGGAGTAG
- the hfw gene encoding protein halfway gives MLAYSHCSRLLLLLLLVAGACARPETVQDSQDEPGTAIPAPISAGNEVEATTPSTPVETITQSTSNSVAVTEVATTTATASSTSSSSTSTTSAAPLPPAAPEVPEYFKHCFYAEEQLCGHSFDGRGDAGEGQAAATTTTPQCQCREHPRKANSWYCCNISQLTMISSCSNISKWTSLHVRNMTMEDMDLSNPIFRSLQSLAVTDGNITRLVNAFPRLSALKCLNISNNNISEIQPRAVKDVPHLEFFGMSNNNLSLVPHRNQNKNITLDISGNTRMLCNPLNEIIYNESINFVNPKHSYCQYNVTSTWFQSTDKVSVEQLENRKRCMTNCPVIPNYGSCNCTLQKIMIIQDNQSKPQCHVDCSNLGLVELPQRLPDNTFMLNISNNKITRLGDYFQTNPTYYNINRLVADNNQITSIYEFEGTKFIETFQRIYMRNNSLSKIPEYFLNNALMDSGLGRRIYLAGNKLVCDCNSAKTLQNWLKERSSDIPDYMEIRCRNLPQNVYELQEAKLCQSPPDWTDYIYYLIAAEVILLLALIAKVSYDYWVFKTAGYLPWPASKMPKLPCDWLCES, from the exons ATGTTGGCCTACTCCCAC TGCTCAcggctcctcctgctgctcctcctcgtgGCAGGCGCATGCGCGCGGCCAGAAACAGTGCAGGATTCGCAGGATGAGCCAGGAACAGCCATACCGGCTCCTATCTCCGCGGGAAATGAAGTGGAAGCTACCACGCCATCAACTCCGGTTGAGACCATCACCCAAAGTACCTCCAATTCGGTGGCTGTGACTGAAGTAGCCACCACAACGGCCACGGCCTCGTCCACGTCGTCCTCCTCCACTTCGACCACCTCGGCTGCGCCGCTGCCGCCGGCTGCTCCCGAGGTTCCGGAGTACTTCAAGCACTGCTTCTACGCCGAGGAGCAGCTGTGCGGCCACAGCTTCGATGGACGCGGCGATGCCGGCGAGGGACAGGCggcggcgacgacgacgacgccaCAATGCCAGTGCAGGGAGCACCCGAGGAAGGCCAACTCCTGGTACTGCTGCAACATATCGCAGCTGACGATGATCTCCAGCTGCAGCAACATCTCGAAGTGGACCAGCCTGCATGTGCGCAACATGACCATGGAGGACATGGACCTGTCCAATCCCATCTTCCGATCGCTGCAATCCCTGGCCGTGACGGACGGCAACATCACGCGACTGGTGAACGCCTTTCCCCGGCTCTCGGCCCTCAAGTGCCTGAACATATCGAACAACAACATCTCGGAGATCCAGCCGCGCGCAGTCAAGGATGTGCCGCATCTGGAGTTCTTCGGCATGTCGAACAACAACCTGTCGCTGGTGCCCCATCGCAATCAGAACAAGAACATAACGCTGGACATCAG TGGCAACACGCGCATGCTGTGCAACCCGCTCAACGAGATCATCTACAACGAGAGTATCAACTTTGTGAACCCCAAGCACTCCTACTGCCAGTACAACGTCACCAGCACCTGGTTCCAGTCCACGGACAAGGTGTCCGTCGAGCAGCTGGAGAACAGGAAGCGCTGCATGACCAACTGTCCGGTGATCCCGAACTACGGCAGCTGCAACTGCACGCTGCAGAAGATCATGATCATCCAGGACAACCAGTCGAAGCCCCAGTGCCACGTCGACTGCTCCAATCTGGGACTGGTGGAGCTGCCGCAGCGACTGCCCGACAACACCTTCATGCTGAACATCTCGAACAACAAGATCACCAGGCTGGGCGACTACTTCCAGACGAACCCGACCTACTACAACATCAACCGACTGGTGGCCGACAACAACCAGATCACCTCCATCTACGAGTTCGAGGGCACCAAGTTCATCGAGACCTTCCAGCGCATCTACATGCGCAACAATTCGCTTAGCAAG ATACCCGAATACTTTCTAAACAACGCCCTGATGGACTCGGGGCTGGGTCGTCGCATCTACCTGGCCGGCAACAAGCTCGTCTGCGACTGCAACTCGGCCAAGACGCTGCAGAACTGGCTGAAGGAGCGCAGCTCCGACATACCCGACTACATGGAGATACGCTGCCGCAACCTGCCCCAGAATGTCTACGAGCTGCAGGAGGCCAAGCTGTGCCAGTCGCCGCCCGACTGGACCGACTACATCTACTACCTGATAGCCGCCGAGGTCATCCTGCTGCTGGCGCTCATCGCCAAGGTCTCCTACGACTACTGGGTCTTCAAGACGGCCGGCTATCTGCCGTGGCCGGCTAGCAAGATGCCCAAGTTGCCCTGCGACTGGTTGTGCGAGTCGTAA
- the LOC108063898 gene encoding protein Nazo encodes MLQSGIKSSRVFLALFRQSDRCLCCKVLNCQVNEYGKPRGKPGSEEIDSDRRRIDDTSIGAKIQSLKANYEITGAPRSPKMPIDTRELMEAIAIVADERQVRVAVKQSGKGAAICAACSFAGGMLLGPVGLAVGGAAGGIAAYKMTSGTFRPLGEVILNDLTDGQREQLVQHVSKAVAEIHPSDVVMLLPLIVQNASIQQAVLNTVMSFVTNELRMQIVD; translated from the exons ATGCTCCAATCTGGGATCAAGTCTAGTCGTGTATTTTTAGCTCTATTTCGCCAAAGCGATCGTTGTTTATGttgtaaagttttaaattgtcaagTTAACGAATACGGGAAACCCAGAGGCAAGCCAGGATCGGAAGAAATCGACTCGGATCGGCGGAGGATCGATGACACATCCATCGGGGCAAAGATACAAAGTCTAAAAGCGAATTACGAAATTACGGGAGCACCACGTAGCCCCAAGATGCCCATAGATACGCGCGAGCTGATGGAGGCGATAGCCATTGTGGCGGACGAGCGCCAGGTGCGCGTCGCCGTGAAGCAGTCGGGGAAGGGGGCCGCCATCTGCGCCGCCTGCTCCTTTGCGGGCGGCATGCTCCTGGGTCCCGTGGGCCTGGCGGTGGGCGGGGCAGCGGGCGGTATTGCCGCCTACAAGATGACCAGCG GCACATTCCGCCCACTGGGCGAGGTCATCCTGAACGACCTGACCGACGGGCAGCGCGAGCAGCTGGTTCAGCACGTCTCCAAGGCGGTGGCCGAGATCCATCCCAGCGATGTGGTGATGCTGCTGCCCCTCATCGTCCAGAACGCCTCCATCCAGCAGGCGGTGCTCAATACGGTCATGTCCTTCGTGACCAACGAGCTGCGCATGCAGATTGTCGACTGA